A stretch of the Thermus thermophilus genome encodes the following:
- the frr gene encoding ribosome recycling factor, with protein MTLKELYAETRSHMQKSLEVLEHNLAGLRTGRANPALLLHLKVEYYGTHVPLNQIATVTAPDPRTLVVQSWDQNALKAIEKAIRDSDLGLNPSNKGDALYINIPPLTEERRKDLVRAVRQYAEEGRVAIRNIRREALDKLKKLAKELHLSEDETKRAEAEIQKITDEFIAKADQLAEKKEQEILG; from the coding sequence ATGACCCTGAAGGAGCTTTACGCGGAAACCCGAAGCCACATGCAAAAGAGCCTCGAGGTCCTGGAGCACAACCTGGCGGGCCTCCGCACCGGCCGCGCCAACCCCGCCCTCCTCTTGCACCTGAAGGTGGAGTACTACGGCACCCACGTCCCCCTGAACCAGATCGCCACCGTAACCGCCCCCGACCCCAGGACCCTGGTGGTCCAGTCCTGGGACCAGAACGCCCTCAAGGCCATAGAGAAGGCCATCCGGGACTCGGACCTGGGCCTGAACCCCAGCAACAAGGGGGACGCCCTCTACATCAACATCCCGCCCCTCACGGAGGAAAGGCGCAAAGACCTGGTGCGGGCGGTGCGGCAGTACGCCGAGGAGGGGCGGGTGGCCATCCGCAACATCCGCCGCGAGGCCTTGGACAAGCTGAAGAAGCTGGCCAAGGAGCTCCACCTCTCCGAGGACGAGACCAAGCGGGCGGAGGCGGAGATCCAGAAGATCACCGACGAGTTCATCGCCAAGGCCGACCAGCTGGCGGAGAAGAAGGAGCAGGAGATCCTGGGCTGA
- the pyrH gene encoding UMP kinase translates to MKYKRVLLKLSGEFLTRNGFGIEPEATQALAREIKAAYDTGVQLAIVIGAGNLWRGARQGVGMDRATADYIGMLATIMNALALQDALESLGVPTRVQTALTIPQVAEPYIRRRALRHLEKERIVIFGGGTGNPFFSTDTAAALRALEVGAEVVLMAKNKVDGVYSDDPRKNPEAVRFDELTYLEVLNRGLQVMDTTAITLCMEAGLPIVVFDIFKPGALVGIIQGEKVGTLIH, encoded by the coding sequence ATGAAGTACAAGCGGGTTCTCCTGAAGCTCTCCGGCGAGTTCCTGACCCGAAACGGCTTCGGCATAGAGCCCGAGGCCACCCAGGCCCTGGCCCGGGAGATCAAGGCCGCCTACGACACCGGGGTCCAGCTCGCCATCGTCATCGGGGCGGGCAACCTCTGGCGGGGCGCCCGCCAGGGGGTGGGGATGGACCGGGCCACCGCCGACTACATCGGCATGCTGGCCACCATCATGAACGCCCTCGCCCTCCAAGACGCCCTGGAATCCCTGGGCGTCCCCACCCGGGTCCAGACCGCCCTCACCATCCCCCAGGTGGCCGAGCCCTACATCCGCCGCAGGGCCCTCCGCCACCTGGAGAAGGAGCGGATCGTGATCTTCGGCGGGGGGACGGGCAACCCCTTCTTCTCCACGGACACCGCCGCCGCCCTCCGCGCCCTGGAGGTAGGGGCCGAGGTGGTCCTCATGGCCAAAAACAAGGTGGACGGGGTCTACTCCGACGACCCCCGCAAGAACCCCGAGGCGGTGCGCTTTGACGAGCTCACCTACCTGGAGGTCCTGAACCGGGGCCTCCAGGTGATGGACACCACCGCCATCACCCTGTGCATGGAGGCGGGGCTTCCCATCGTGGTCTTTGACATCTTCAAACCCGGCGCCCTGGTGGGTATTATCCAGGGGGAAAAAGTGGGCACCCTCATCCACTAG